The Hyphomicrobiales bacterium nucleotide sequence TGTCATCCGCTGTTTCGGCTTCAGCTTCACTGGTCGCATCAGTATCTTCTGCGTCGTCATCATCACTACGAGCGCCTTCTTCGAAGAATTCATCCATTTCACCATCGAAGACTTCAAGGTCAAGCTCGATCTCTTCGCGTTGTGATAGATCCTCACCTGCCGCTTGACGGGTTGCTTCATCAGGAGAACGCGCGATATTGGTTGTTACCGTGATGTCTACTTCTGGGTGAAGTGTAATTGGAACCACATGCATGCCGATTGTTTTAATCGGTTGTTCCATTGTAACTTGTGCGCGGGAAACGCTGTAACCAGCTTCATTTAGTGAATCAGCAATATCGCGTGCAGAGACTGATCCATAAAGTTGGCCTGTTTCACCAGCAGAACGGATAACTGGGAATGTAAAGCCATTGAGTTTTGAGCCAACTTCTTCTGCTTCTTTTTTGCGTTCAAGGTTACGCGCTTCAAGCTCTACACGTTGACCTTCAAACTTTTGTTTGTTGGCTTCTGTAGCGCGAAGGGCTTTGCCTGTTGGCAAAAGAAAATTGCGGGCATAGCCGTCTTTAACGCGGACGATTTCGCCCATCTGTCCGAGTTTTGCGACTCGTTCGAGTAGTATGATTTCCATTGTGTCGTCTCCTTATGGGGTATTTGTTGGTGAGTGTGGATTAGCAAGGCGATAGCGTTGCCGGATTTTG carries:
- the rplI gene encoding 50S ribosomal protein L9; its protein translation is MEIILLERVAKLGQMGEIVRVKDGYARNFLLPTGKALRATEANKQKFEGQRVELEARNLERKKEAEEVGSKLNGFTFPVIRSAGETGQLYGSVSARDIADSLNEAGYSVSRAQVTMEQPIKTIGMHVVPITLHPEVDITVTTNIARSPDEATRQAAGEDLSQREEIELDLEVFDGEMDEFFEEGARSDDDDAEDTDATSEAEAETADDSEKE